The genomic interval CGGAACTGTTATCTCGGCCGATGCACAAACCGCCAATGCCAATCCCATCGCAGTAGTTCCAGGCCCAGTTGACGCTCAGCGTCTCCTGGTAAAGCCCTGCCGCTACGTTGCTATTGATCTGCGTGCGCATGTAGATCGGCACCGCCTTGGGTGTACCGTTGAGCAACCCGAGCAGGTCAAGAATGCCGTTGCGGGCAAAATCGAAGGCCACGCCACGGGTGATCGGGTAGTTGGTGCTGCTGTCGGCATACAGCGTGTAGGGGATGACGTCACCGGTGGGGCCGACCAAACCACCGGTAGCCGGCAGAATGGTCGCTTTGAAGGTATCGCCACTGCCGAGCACACTGAGCACCGAGCCGTTGCACTGCAACCCCGAATTGCTGCTGAAGGCGGTCTGTACCGTGCTGCGGACCAGGGTCGAACTGATGGTGCCAAACGCTGCGGGCGAGGTTGGCACCGACGCGCACTTGGCCCACGCCGCACCTGCCGGCAGCAGCAACGCGCACGCCCACAACCCTCGCTGCCAGGCCTTCATCGGCACACCAATGGGCCGATCAAGGGGACCGAGCCTGCGCCTTCAGGCAGGTCGAATTCGACTTGGCACTGCCCTCCGCCCTCCAGCGCCACCTGCAGGCGGTTGTGCGGCGAGAGGTTTTCCAGGTAGACCAACCCATCCCAGCCAACCACCGCCTGGCTGCCGCTTTCCTCGTGGGTCACTCGGCTGCCGAGCT from Pseudomonas kermanshahensis carries:
- a CDS encoding spore coat U domain-containing protein; the encoded protein is MKAWQRGLWACALLLPAGAAWAKCASVPTSPAAFGTISSTLVRSTVQTAFSSNSGLQCNGSVLSVLGSGDTFKATILPATGGLVGPTGDVIPYTLYADSSTNYPITRGVAFDFARNGILDLLGLLNGTPKAVPIYMRTQINSNVAAGLYQETLSVNWAWNYCDGIGIGGLCIGRDNSSGTQFLTVSLTVSNDCQITTPTISFGSAPVVSGFATVNQGVSLSCTKGTSYTVGLDDGQNVSGGRRRMKSAANNYLAYDIFKSGSTVRWGSVTGARRSSSDADINPGVGTGTGSQVFNYNAKVYTDQATPPAASYTDSVTLDVQF